One Astyanax mexicanus isolate ESR-SI-001 chromosome 3, AstMex3_surface, whole genome shotgun sequence genomic region harbors:
- the LOC103034211 gene encoding WW domain-binding protein 11: MGRRSTSSTKSGKFMNPTDQARKEARKRELKKNKKQRMMVRAAVLKMKDPRQIIRDMEKLDEMEFNPVQQPLLNDKVLRDKRKKLRETFERIVRLYERENPDTYKELRKLELDYETKRGQLSLYFDSVKNAESVEVDSIPLPEMPHAPSSVLIQDIPLPGAQPPSILKKSSAFSKGTALSSAAVAGVPRLPPGRKPPGPPPGPPPPQVLQLYGNRRAEVEPDPEQMDTAERESDSGSDLGEEESESESEGEREDLLEKRIPDLRHEEREDERERGRTVRFADMPQPTKRKKKRVVKKTKAITPLQAMMLRMAGQSVPEEEEEEEEEEYTESEQSDEEETGPPGDIQAPHALQRPPPSSLPMGAQQPPPHMQGPPITGPPPLGPPPAPPMRPPGPPSGLPPGPPPGAPPFLRPPGMPGALRGPMPRMLPPGPPPGRPPGPPPGPPPGMPPGPPPRGPPPRLPPPAPPGMPPPPPRSGPPRLAPPLSMFPPPLNPSVLSAPPSIVPRQKPPASSRETSHNTNPVLPPPSLPISIRPSNMQVPPPPGTAPTPQNPAGHAHTIEKRANITSVPAHSGVAGQSGGATISAKPQIIAPKAEVTRFVPTALRVRRDRAGQPGAAPERGGRREEERLGQGQKTAASSAPVQPGASSAPSNMKTKDQVYEAFMREMEGLL; encoded by the exons ATGGGTCGCAGGTCCACCTCCTCCACCAAGAGTGGGAAGTTCATGAACCCCACAGATCAGGCCC gaaAGGAGGCCAGGAAGAGGGAGTTGAAGAAG aACAAGAAGCAGAGGATGATGGTGAGAGCGGCGGTGCTGAAGATGAAGGACCCCCGCCAGATCATCAGAGATATGGAGAAACTGGATGAAATGG AGTTTAACCCGGTGCAGCAGCCTCTGCTGAACGATAAGGTTCTGAGAGATAAGAGGAAGAAGCTCCGCGAGACGTTTGAGAGGATTGTGCGACTTTATGAGCGAGAAAATCCAGATACTTATAAAGAACTTCGAAAACTGGAGCTGGATTATGAGACCAAACGCGGacagctctctctctactttGACTCTGTGAAG AATGCGGAGTCTGTGGAAGTGGACAGTATCCCGCTGCCGGAGATGCCCCATGCTCCATCCAGCGTTCTGATCCAGGACATTCCACTACCCGGTGCCCAGCCACCCTCCATTCTGAAAAAGAGCTCAGCCTTTAG TAAAGGAACTGCATTGTCGTCGGCAGCTGTTGCTGGAGTTCCTCGGTTACCACCTGGACGCAAACCCCCCGGACCACCACCAGGTCCCCCACCACCTCAAGTACTACAGCTGTATGGCAACCGCAgagcag aagtaGAGCCTGATCCTGAGCAGATGGACACAGCGGAGCGAGAAAGTGACAGTGGCTCAGACTTGGGAGAAGAGGAGAGCGAGTCCGAGAGCGAGGGGGAGAGGGAGGATCTTCTGGAGAAACGAATCCCAGACCTTCGACACGAAGAGAGAGAGGATGAACGAGAGAGAg gGCGGACTGTGCGCTTTGCTGACATGCCCCAGCCCAcaaagaggaaaaagaagaggGTCGTGAAGAAGACAAAGGCCATCACTCCTCTACAGGCCATGATGTTGCGGATGGCAG GCCAATCTGTgccagaggaggaggaagaagaggaagaagaagagtaCACAGAAAGTGAGCAGTCGGATGAGGAAGAGACAGGCCCCCCTGGAGACATTCAGGCTCCCCATGCTCTGCAAAGACCTCCACCTTCATCTCTACCAATGGGAGCACAGCAGCCACCTCCTCACATGCAAGGTCCACCAATTACAGGCCCTCCTCCTTTGGGACCACCTCCGGCTCCTCCAATGCGGCCACCAGGACCTCCCTCAGGACTGCCGCCAGGACCACCTCCTG GTGCTCCTCCATTCCTGAGGCCCCCTGGTATGCCAGGGGCTCTGAGAGGGCCAATGCCTCGGATGCTGCCCCCCGGACCCCCACCTGGTCGTCCTCCAGGACCTCCACCTGGCCCACCACCTGGCATGCCCCCAGGTCCCCCACCCAGAGGACCCCCTCCAAGACTGCCACCCCCTGCACCACCAG gcatgcctcctcctcctccacgcTCAGGTCCTCCGCGATTGGCTCCGCCTCTCTCCATGTTCCCACCCCCTCTGAACCCCAGTGTGCTCAGTGCTCCCCCCAGCATTGTTCCCCGCCAGAAACCGCCTGCCTCCTCCCGCGAGACCTCCCACAACACGAACCCCGTtcttccccctccctctctccccatATCTATACGCCCCTCGAACATGCAGGTGCCCCCTCCTCCAGGCACTGCACCCACGCCCCAAAACCCTGCTGGCCACGCCCACACCATAGAGAAACGAGCCAACATCACCAGTGTCCCGGCCCACTCGGGGGTGGCCGGCCAATCGGGCGGTGCCACAATTTCTGCGAAACCTCAGATCATCGCCCCGAAAGCAGAGGTGACGCGCTTCGTCCCCACAGCCCTGAGGGTCCGCAGAGACCGCGCCGGCCAGCCTGGAGCGGCTCCAGAAAGAGGGggcaggagagaggaggagaggttgGGGCAGGGTCAGAAAACCGCTGCCTCCTCAGCCCCTGTCCAGCCTGGTGCAAGCTCTGCCCCCTCAAACATGAAGACCAAGGACCAGGTTTACGAGGCATTCATGAGGGAGATGGAGGGGCTGCTGTGA